The genomic DNA TCATCCTGCCCTATGCAGTGATCCTCGCCGCAATTGGTCTTATCGAAAGCCTTCTCACCCTTAACCTCGTTGGGGAAATGACGGGCAAGCGTGGCGGTGCCAGTCAGGAATGTATCGCACAGGGATTGGCCAATACGTTGACCGGGTTTTTTGGCGGCATGGGCGGTTGCGCGATGATCGGTCAGTCTATGATCAACGTAAAATCCGGCGGGCGCACCCGTATCGCAGGTGTCGCGGCGGCTCTTTTCCTGCTGATCTTTATCTTGTTCGCAGCCCCTGCCATCGAACAAATCCCGCTTGCTGCGTTGGTCGGTGTGATGTTCATGGTGGTGATCGGAACGTTCGCATGGAACTCGTTGACTATCCTGCGCAAGGTTCCGCTGACCGATGCGTTGGTGATCCTGCTCGTCACTGCGGTGACGGTAAAATACGATCTGGCCATCGCTGTCGTCGTGGGCGTGATCGTCTCCGCGCTGGCCTATGCGTGGAACAATGCAACACGGATTCATGCAGTTGCGCGCGCGTCTCATACTGAGGAGGGTGCCAAGGTTTACGAGATTCAGGGACCGCTGTTTTTCGGCTCTGCCGCTGGATTTGCTGAAATCTTTGATATTGAAGGTGATCCGGAACTCGTGATTATTGATTTCGCCGCAAGTCGCGTCGTGGATCAATCTGCCCTGCAGGCAATCGAGACGCTAGCGACGAAGTATGAAGCAACCGGTAAGCGTATCCAATTGCGCCACCTGAGCCGTGACTGCCACCGTCTGTTGACCAAGGCAGGCCACCTGATGATCGACAGCGACGATGATCCCGACTACGCCGTTGCGGTAGATTACGGCGTGCGTACAGGGATTTTGGGCGCGGGTCACTAACTGGGGCAGGAAGGCGTGCGGGGATGATGGTATTCTTGGTGATCCTCGCCGGATTGATGCCGTCATTTCTGCTGGTTGGCCTTGGTGGGCTGGTGCGTGAACGCCTGTCAGCGAACGCCTGGCAAGGGCTTGACCGGCTTAATTTCGAAATCCTGTTCCCCGCGCTCTTGTTTGTCGCGGCCTCTAGCCGCCCGATTGAACTGTCTGCGGTAGCCACTATTGCCCCGGCTGTTTGGGCGCTGCTGACCTGCGGGTTGATCGCGGGCTATTTTGCCCGCCGGTTCGGGCCGGAGAGATTTCTCGACTTTGCCGGTGCATGGCAAACTGCGTGGCGGTTCAATTCGGCTGTCGGCATTGTTGCGGCGGGCGCACTTAGCGGAGGCGACCCGGCATTGATGGCGGTGGCGATCGGTATGGCGGTGCCGTTGGCCAATGTGTTCGCGGTGTCGGCCCTGTCGCGTGGCGGCGCGCTGGGCCCGATGGCGACGCTGCGCAAGGTTGCTCTGAACCCGTTCCTGCTGGCCTCGCTCAGCGGTGTGCTGCTGGGCCTGTCGGGCTACCGGCTGCCCGGTCCGGTATTGGCGCCGCTGTCGTTGCTCGCGGATGCAGCCATTCCCATTGCGCTGATTTCGGTCGGCGCGACGATGAACTGGGGTGCCTTGGCACGGTTGAACCGATTCAATGGTACACTTTGCGGGGTGAAGTTATTGCTGTTGCCCACGCTTGTGACAGTCACCGCTCTGGCGTTGGGGGCAAGTGGTTCTTATGTGGCGGTATTGCTGGTGTTCGCTGCACTGCCGACGGCGTCGGCCGCGCATGTACTGGCTGCCGGATTTGGGGCGGATCGGGAACTGTCTGCCACGCTGGTCGCGCAATCGACGTTGCTGAGTGCATTGACGCTGCCGATCTGGGTGACGTTCGCGCAGGTGTTCTTTTTAAGCTGAGAACCCTATGCCATCTAGTCGTCGGGCCGCTCTAGGGTGAAGACATTCTCGACCACAGCATAATCACGATACCCCAGCCGCGAGAGGGGCTGAAATGTGGTCACGTCGAACAGCCCGTTTACCAAACAATCATCCCGGATATGCACGCCAGTGACTTCGCCAAAAATGGCGTAGTTATCCTGCCCGCCCAACTCAAGAATATGGGTCAT from Roseovarius pelagicus includes the following:
- a CDS encoding SulP family inorganic anion transporter, which gives rise to MPDLAVMQDEKFSLTRLRIELLSGLTVALALVPEAVAFAFVAGVHPLVGLYAAFLVGLVTALIGGRPGMISGATGALAVVMVALVAQHGVEYLFATVVLMGLLQVIAGVLRWGKFIRLVPHPVMLGFVNGLAIVIFLAQMGQFKVPGTMVNTGHGMSGGEWLSGSALWTMLGLVALTMAIIWLMPRITRVIPAPLAGIGVVAGLVIAFGLEVPRVGDLASIQGGFPSFHIPVVPLTLETFEIILPYAVILAAIGLIESLLTLNLVGEMTGKRGGASQECIAQGLANTLTGFFGGMGGCAMIGQSMINVKSGGRTRIAGVAAALFLLIFILFAAPAIEQIPLAALVGVMFMVVIGTFAWNSLTILRKVPLTDALVILLVTAVTVKYDLAIAVVVGVIVSALAYAWNNATRIHAVARASHTEEGAKVYEIQGPLFFGSAAGFAEIFDIEGDPELVIIDFAASRVVDQSALQAIETLATKYEATGKRIQLRHLSRDCHRLLTKAGHLMIDSDDDPDYAVAVDYGVRTGILGAGH
- a CDS encoding AEC family transporter encodes the protein MMVFLVILAGLMPSFLLVGLGGLVRERLSANAWQGLDRLNFEILFPALLFVAASSRPIELSAVATIAPAVWALLTCGLIAGYFARRFGPERFLDFAGAWQTAWRFNSAVGIVAAGALSGGDPALMAVAIGMAVPLANVFAVSALSRGGALGPMATLRKVALNPFLLASLSGVLLGLSGYRLPGPVLAPLSLLADAAIPIALISVGATMNWGALARLNRFNGTLCGVKLLLLPTLVTVTALALGASGSYVAVLLVFAALPTASAAHVLAAGFGADRELSATLVAQSTLLSALTLPIWVTFAQVFFLS